In Longimicrobiaceae bacterium, a single window of DNA contains:
- a CDS encoding DMT family transporter produces MRPAPAIAGGAPETISPVPTSTAGLRYMAVGAFWFSVMSLLVKVAGTRLPSEQIVLARAVVTLVLSWAMVRRAGAPLWGKAKGRLALRGLVGAVALSCFYFSLVHIPIAEATVIQYMNPVFTAVLAGLVLGERMGRREVACVLLSLVGVVLVTHPAALFGGQARLNPLYVGIAVAGAVCSAGAYTTIRTLRDEHPLTIVFYLPLLTIPVTIPLLVLGSGPRWPTPLEWLVLLGVGAATQIAQVYMTRGLQMERAGRATAVGYLQIVFAAAWGALFFGEFPDAWSVAGALLIVGSTLVLFRSGRPKPAEAAVPEE; encoded by the coding sequence ATGAGGCCCGCCCCGGCGATTGCCGGCGGCGCGCCGGAGACGATCTCCCCCGTCCCCACCTCCACCGCGGGTCTGCGGTACATGGCGGTGGGGGCGTTCTGGTTCTCGGTGATGAGCCTGCTGGTGAAGGTGGCGGGGACCCGCCTCCCCAGCGAGCAGATCGTGCTCGCGCGCGCCGTGGTGACGCTGGTGCTGAGCTGGGCGATGGTGCGGCGCGCCGGGGCGCCGCTCTGGGGGAAGGCGAAGGGGCGGCTGGCGCTCCGCGGCCTGGTCGGCGCGGTGGCGCTGAGCTGCTTCTACTTCTCGCTGGTGCACATCCCCATCGCCGAGGCCACGGTGATCCAGTACATGAACCCGGTGTTCACCGCGGTGCTGGCCGGCCTGGTGCTGGGGGAGCGGATGGGGCGGCGCGAGGTCGCCTGCGTGCTCCTCAGCCTGGTCGGCGTGGTGCTGGTGACGCACCCCGCCGCGCTCTTCGGCGGCCAGGCGCGGCTGAACCCGCTCTACGTCGGGATCGCGGTGGCGGGGGCGGTGTGCAGCGCGGGCGCGTACACCACCATCCGGACGCTGCGCGACGAGCACCCGCTGACCATCGTCTTCTACCTCCCGCTGCTCACCATCCCGGTCACCATCCCCCTGCTGGTGCTGGGTTCAGGCCCGCGCTGGCCCACGCCGCTGGAGTGGCTGGTGCTGCTGGGCGTGGGCGCGGCGACGCAGATCGCCCAGGTGTACATGACGCGCGGCCTGCAGATGGAGCGCGCCGGCCGCGCCACCGCGGTGGGCTACCTGCAGATCGTCTTCGCCGCCGCCTGGGGCGCGCTCTTCTTCGGCGAGTTCCCGGACGCGTGGAGCGTAGCCGGCGCCCTGCTGATCGTGGGGAGCACGCTGGTGCTGTTCCGCAGCGGCCGCCCGAAGCCGGCCGAGGCCGCGGTACCGGAGGAGTAG
- a CDS encoding inositol monophosphatase family protein, translating to MSHLPFAAELLVARRAAAEAAALIVAREGVADVREKERTDLVTAVDEAAERAVIARIRAHFPDDGIVAEETAAEALHGGRRWIVDPIDGTNNFVHGHPFTCVSIAFADDEGPAAGVIHAPLLGEVFHAARGGGAFLNDAPIRVSTTDRPARAMLATGFPFKQGKGKLEPFFRLLVDVLGEAQDVRRAGSAALDLAYVAAGRLEGFFEVGLGPWDVAAGALLVEEAGGRVGGWPGDAGGPVETGRVLASNDRLHGWLEALVGRHADGL from the coding sequence ATGTCTCATCTTCCCTTCGCCGCAGAGCTCCTCGTCGCCCGCCGGGCCGCCGCGGAGGCCGCCGCGCTCATCGTGGCCCGCGAGGGGGTGGCCGACGTCCGGGAGAAGGAGCGCACGGACCTGGTCACCGCGGTGGACGAGGCGGCCGAGCGCGCGGTGATCGCCCGCATCCGGGCGCACTTCCCGGACGACGGGATCGTCGCGGAGGAGACGGCCGCGGAGGCGCTGCACGGGGGGCGGAGGTGGATCGTGGACCCCATCGACGGGACCAACAACTTCGTGCACGGGCACCCCTTCACCTGCGTCAGCATCGCCTTCGCGGACGACGAGGGGCCGGCGGCGGGCGTCATCCACGCGCCGCTCCTGGGCGAGGTGTTCCATGCGGCGCGCGGCGGCGGGGCGTTCCTGAACGACGCGCCCATCCGCGTCAGCACCACGGACCGGCCGGCGCGGGCCATGCTGGCGACGGGGTTCCCGTTCAAGCAGGGGAAGGGGAAGCTGGAGCCCTTCTTCCGGCTGCTCGTCGACGTCCTGGGCGAGGCGCAGGACGTGCGGCGCGCGGGGAGCGCGGCGCTGGACCTGGCGTACGTGGCCGCCGGGCGGCTGGAGGGGTTCTTCGAGGTGGGGCTCGGGCCGTGGGACGTCGCCGCGGGGGCGCTGCTGGTGGAGGAGGCGGGGGGGAGGGTGGGCGGGTGGCCGGGAGACGCGGGCGGCCCGGTGGAGACGGGGCGCGTGCTCGCCAGCAACGACCGTCTCCACGGGTGGCTGGAGGCGCTGGTCGGGCGCCACGCCGACGGGCTCTGA
- a CDS encoding LytTR family DNA-binding domain-containing protein, which produces MSPLRVVVVDDEPPARQRLEDLLSGHEDVQLAGSFGDPHRAVQTLLTEPVDLVFLDVQMPGLTGLDVVRLVGPERMPATVFVTAYDRYALQAFDLAALDYLLKPFDDERFEQALARARERLRLREVDDLTRRLRALLDPSGPTLPAAPMEREIRHLERIAVEVKGQRLLIPAEQIDYIAADGPYAEIHTSGKTYLLRERMHVLERDLDPRHFVRIHRSTIVNVERIAALEPLFRGDHVVRLRDGTRLKLSRERREELARRLGIPI; this is translated from the coding sequence GTGAGTCCGCTCCGTGTCGTCGTGGTGGACGACGAGCCGCCGGCCCGGCAACGCCTGGAGGACCTCCTCTCCGGCCACGAGGACGTGCAGCTGGCGGGCTCCTTCGGGGATCCGCACCGGGCCGTCCAGACGCTCCTGACGGAGCCGGTGGACCTGGTCTTCCTGGACGTGCAGATGCCCGGGTTGACCGGCCTGGACGTGGTCCGCCTGGTAGGCCCCGAGCGGATGCCCGCCACGGTCTTCGTGACCGCGTACGACCGCTACGCGCTGCAGGCGTTCGACCTGGCCGCGCTCGACTACCTGCTGAAGCCGTTCGACGACGAGCGCTTCGAGCAGGCGCTCGCCCGCGCCCGTGAGCGTCTGCGCCTGCGCGAGGTGGACGACCTCACCCGCAGGCTTCGCGCTCTCCTGGACCCGAGCGGCCCGACACTCCCCGCCGCCCCGATGGAGAGGGAGATCCGGCACCTGGAGCGGATCGCGGTGGAGGTGAAGGGACAGCGCCTCCTGATCCCCGCGGAGCAGATCGACTACATCGCGGCCGACGGACCCTATGCAGAGATCCACACCAGCGGCAAGACCTACCTGCTGCGCGAGCGGATGCACGTGCTGGAGCGGGATCTGGACCCGCGGCACTTCGTCCGCATCCACCGCTCCACGATCGTGAACGTGGAGCGCATCGCTGCGCTGGAGCCGCTCTTCCGCGGCGACCACGTGGTTCGCCTGCGCGACGGGACCCGGCTCAAGCTCAGTCGCGAGCGGCGCGAGGAGCTGGCGCGGCGCCTCGGCATCCCCATCTGA
- a CDS encoding sensor histidine kinase yields MHAVSAPPPSSAPQPPDRHELRIGALWKPILGFWALYWAAYAAIQTVAWGLDPGSYYTLPTAARLLEEFCEAALWALLTPLIFWLSGRFPIGRGSWHRNGPLHVGAALLITGVYEYLTFHVHNLLAHPPAERHPSNLAAMAAHVLDVQYRLQLFFYLAILTAGWALHTYRDLQRQQLAAARLQAQLSEARLQALRMQLHPHFLFNTLNTISNLTQRDPRDARRVIARLGELLRRALESTEQEIPLGEELRFAQGYLDIVRARFGERLRIELQVAPSLEDALVPTLILQPVLENAVEHGVAASLADGWIGVEVEREGEVLRLRVSDNGPGFRGREVVEGVGIRNTRARLEQLYGQAGRLTLRDTDGGGATVELVLPYRVSTHARPEPAPEPLAVGGGE; encoded by the coding sequence ATGCACGCTGTCTCTGCCCCGCCCCCCTCGTCCGCCCCGCAGCCACCGGATCGCCACGAGCTGCGGATCGGGGCGCTCTGGAAACCGATCCTCGGCTTCTGGGCGCTCTACTGGGCGGCGTACGCCGCCATCCAGACGGTCGCGTGGGGGCTGGACCCCGGGAGCTACTACACTCTCCCCACCGCGGCACGCCTCCTGGAGGAGTTCTGCGAGGCTGCGCTCTGGGCCCTGCTCACCCCCCTGATCTTCTGGTTGAGTGGCCGCTTCCCGATCGGGCGTGGGAGCTGGCACAGGAACGGCCCGCTGCACGTGGGCGCCGCGCTCCTGATCACCGGAGTGTACGAATACCTCACGTTCCACGTACACAACCTCCTCGCGCATCCTCCGGCGGAGCGGCACCCCTCCAACCTGGCCGCAATGGCGGCACACGTGCTCGACGTGCAGTACCGTCTCCAGCTGTTCTTCTATCTCGCCATCCTCACTGCCGGGTGGGCGCTGCATACCTACCGCGATCTCCAGCGCCAGCAGCTCGCTGCGGCGCGCCTGCAGGCGCAGCTCTCGGAAGCCCGCCTCCAGGCCCTCCGCATGCAGCTCCACCCGCACTTCCTCTTCAACACCCTGAACACCATCTCCAACCTCACGCAGCGGGACCCGCGTGATGCGCGACGGGTGATCGCCCGCCTGGGCGAGCTGCTGCGTCGCGCGCTCGAATCGACGGAGCAGGAAATCCCGCTGGGCGAGGAGCTGCGGTTCGCGCAGGGCTACCTGGACATCGTGCGGGCCCGCTTCGGCGAGCGGCTCCGGATCGAACTGCAAGTGGCGCCCTCGCTGGAGGACGCGCTGGTTCCGACCCTGATCCTGCAGCCGGTGCTGGAGAACGCGGTGGAGCACGGGGTCGCGGCTTCGCTGGCGGACGGATGGATCGGCGTGGAGGTGGAGCGCGAGGGCGAGGTGCTGCGCCTGCGGGTGAGCGACAATGGTCCCGGCTTCCGGGGCCGGGAGGTCGTGGAAGGCGTGGGGATCCGGAACACGCGGGCGCGCCTGGAGCAGCTCTACGGGCAAGCGGGCCGGCTGACCCTGCGCGACACCGATGGGGGAGGGGCCACGGTGGAGCTCGTGCTGCCGTATCGCGTCTCCACGCACGCCCGGCCGGAGCCCGCGCCCGAGCCCCTCGCTGTGGGCGGAGGCGAGTGA